The Sphingobacterium lactis sequence CGGATGGGTAGCCTGCGTGGTGGGGCTATTGCTGGGCTGCCAGCCCAAGAGCGGCGACACGCAAACTGCCAAGAAACAGCCAGTCGTGACGGAGGATCTTTCGGATCTGTCCGTCTATCATTTGCCGGCCCATTGGACAAACCAGGATGGCGAACAGATGGAATTGAAGGACCTCCAGGGCAATGTGGTCGTCGTGGCCATGATCTATACCTCCTGCAAGGCGGCATGTCCCCGTTTGGTGGCGGATATGCGGCATATCGAGAAAACAATTGACACGAAGCATAGGGATAGGGTCAAGTTTCTTTTGGTCAGCATTGATCCGGAAACCGATACCCCCGAAAAGCTGAAGCAATTTGCCATCGATAATGAAATGGATGGACAGCAATGGCTTTTCCTTCGCTCCAATGAGAACGATACGCGCGAATTTGCGGCAACATTGGCCGTGAATTACAAAAAGATATCGCCGATCGATTTCTCCCATTCCAATATCATCAGCCTGTTCAACCCGGGTGGTGAACTGGTCTACCAGCAGGAAGGGCTGGGCGTGGATTATGCACCGACCATTGCGGCCATTGAAGCCGAGGCCAACAAACTTTAAGCATGCACTTACCCTTTATATATTAAGTTAAACAAAAGAAGGCATCGAGTGATCGATGCCTTCCTATTCTATACCGTGGTTGGTATGGATTATTTTTTACCGCCTTTAGCAGCTTTAGCAGCTTCTTGCTCTGCTTGACGCAATGCACGAGACATTACTACCGATACGATCGTATCATCGCTGTTGTTCAATACGACTGCATCTTTCAATTCTACTTGAGCAACGCGGAAAGATTTACCTACTTCTAAGCTTTCCATAGGAACTTCGATTTCCTGAGGCAAGTTGTTAGGCAATGCTTTTACGCGAAGGTTACGTAATTTCTGTACCAATTTACCACCCATTTTCACACCTGGAGATGTTCCGGTCAATTTGATTGGGATGTTTACAGAAACTTCTTTATCATCGAATAATTCCAAGAAATCCACGTGAGTAACTAAGTCAGTCAATGGGTGGAATTGAGCTTCTTGAACGATAGCTTTTGATTTTTTGCCGTTGATATCCAACTCTACGAAGACAACTTCTGGAGTGTAAAGAACGGATTTCAAATCAG is a genomic window containing:
- a CDS encoding SCO family protein — its product is MKLRMKYLGWVACVVGLLLGCQPKSGDTQTAKKQPVVTEDLSDLSVYHLPAHWTNQDGEQMELKDLQGNVVVVAMIYTSCKAACPRLVADMRHIEKTIDTKHRDRVKFLLVSIDPETDTPEKLKQFAIDNEMDGQQWLFLRSNENDTREFAATLAVNYKKISPIDFSHSNIISLFNPGGELVYQQEGLGVDYAPTIAAIEAEANKL
- a CDS encoding 50S ribosomal protein L25/general stress protein Ctc; translation: MKSIAISGSARQNVGKRDAKELRYEGKIPAVLYGGKEQTHLSVSAADLKSVLYTPEVVFVELDINGKKSKAIVQEAQFHPLTDLVTHVDFLELFDDKEVSVNIPIKLTGTSPGVKMGGKLVQKLRNLRVKALPNNLPQEIEVPMESLEVGKSFRVAQVELKDAVVLNNSDDTIVSVVMSRALRQAEQEAAKAAKGGKK